One part of the Brassica oleracea var. oleracea cultivar TO1000 unplaced genomic scaffold, BOL UnpScaffold03382, whole genome shotgun sequence genome encodes these proteins:
- the LOC106321860 gene encoding caffeoylshikimate esterase-like, translating to MSSEAEKSNNSAPATPPPYFWGDMPEEEYYTSQGVRNTKSYFETPNGKLFTQSFLPLDGEIKGTVYMSHGYGSDTSWMFQKICMSFCNWGYAVFAADLLGHGRSDGIRCYL from the coding sequence ATGTCATCTGAGGCGGAGAAGTCAAACAATTCAGCTCCGGCGACACCGCCGCCGTATTTCTGGGGAGACATGCCGGAGGAAGAGTACTACACTTCCCAAGGCGTGCGTAACACCAAATCCTACTTCGAAACACCCAACGGCAAGCTCTTCACGCAGAGCTTTCTTCCCTTAGATGGTGAGATCAAAGGGACGGTGTACATGTCTCACGGGTACGGATCCGACACGAGCTGGATGTTCCAGAAGATCTGCATGAGCTTCTGCAATTGGGGCTACGCTGTTTTCGCCGCCGATCTTCTTGGTCACGGC